A stretch of Triticum aestivum cultivar Chinese Spring chromosome 1D, IWGSC CS RefSeq v2.1, whole genome shotgun sequence DNA encodes these proteins:
- the LOC123182797 gene encoding protein PIGMENT DEFECTIVE 338, chloroplastic: MPPASLLSLLPAASVSPRTRPARHGSPAASHRLHSRIPVLLSARAPPPLRSLPASSDVVEAGGGGGGGEELHLLDKPFPSPSASEEDEPEPEAAPAPSTAEALAPYLNFFQVKGADASEGTPEAAAPGKHASEDGAVSAGRGVIYYDPRPGDLVVGVVVGGDARALDIDVGAGGEPALMLTKEAAPASPEEFGYLACDLASGGAREFAAEGRVGVAAGGGGARVGRTGKEKCAPVVGVGTVVFAEVLGRTLGGRPLLSSRRLFRRVAWHRVRQIKQLNVPIKVKISEWNAGGLLSRIEGLRAFLPKPQMMTRPRNFTDLKNNVGRQIHVCITKIDERTNELIISEKEAWAMLYLKEGALLEGTVRKLFPYGAQIRIGETNRSGLLHSSKITHGQLRSVGDALRVGERVKALVIKSTTPDRIALSIRDLESEPGLFLSDKQKVFAEAEEMARRYREQMPATPRSGEAPDDGDDDTVPFEDEAGSYANWKWLKFIKSDRVDCNPSVTGPSVL, translated from the exons ATGCCGCCGGCATCCCTTCTGTCCCTCCTCCCCGCCGCGTCGGTCTCCCCGCGGACCCGCCCAGCCAGGCACGGATCCCCTGCCGCGAGCCACCGCCTCCATTCCCGCATCCCCGTCCTCCTCAGCGCGCGAGCTCCCCCGCCACTccgctccttacccgcctcctccgatgtggtcgaggccgggggtggtggagggggaggcGAGGAGCTCCACCTCCTCGACAAGCCCTTCCCGTCCCCCTCCGCGTCCGAGGAGGACGAGCCCGAGCCGGAGGCCGCCCCGGCGCCGTCCACGGCGGAAGCGCTCGCGCCCTACCTCAACTTCTTCCAGGTGAAGGGCGCCGACGCCAGCGAGGGCACGCCCGAAGCCGCCGCCCCCGGGAAGCACGCCTCGGAGGACGGAGCCGTATCGGCCGGGCGCGGGGTCATCTACTACGACCCCAGGCCCGGGGACCTGGTCGTGGGCGTCGTCGTCGGGGGCGACGCGCGGGCGCTCGACATCGACGTCGGCGCCGGCGGCGAGCCGGCGCTGATGCTGACCAAGGAGGCGGCGCCTGCGTCCCCGGAGGAGTTCGGTTACCTGGCGTGCGACCTCGCGTCGGGCGGCGCGAGGGAGTTCGCCGCGGAAGGCAGGGTCGGCGTCGCGGCCGGCGGAGGGGGCGCGAGGGTTGGGAGGACCGGGAAGGAGAAATGCGCGCCGGTGGTGGGCGTTGGCACGGTGGTGTTCGCCGAGGTCCTCGGCCGAACACTTGGCGGGCGGCCGCTGCTGTCTTCGCGAAGGCTGTTCCGGCGCGTCGCGTGGCACAGAGTGAGGCAG ATAAAGCAGCTAAATGTACCTATCAAGGTTAAAATTTCTGAGTGGAATGCTGGAGGCTTGTTGTCAAGAATTGAG GGGCTCCGGGCGTTCCTACCTAAGCCTCAGATGATGACTAGACCAAGAAATTTTACAGATCTAAAGAACAAT GTTGGTCGACAGATACATGTCTGTATTACAAAGATTGACGAAAGGACTAACGAATTAATAATTAGTgaaaaagaggcttgg GCAATGTTATACCTTAAAGAAGGGGCTCTCTTGGAAGGGACAGTCCGCAAGTTGTTCCCATATGGTGCACAAATTAGGATTGGGGAGACTAACAGAAG TGGTTTGCTGCATAGCTCAAAGATAACACACGGTCAGCTGAGATCCGTCGGTGACGCGCTCAGAGTGGGCGAGAGAGTGAAAGCGCTTGTGATCAAGTCGACAACGCCAGACAGAATTGCTCTTAG TATTAGGGACCTTGAGAGCGAGCCTGGACTGTTTCTCTCCGACAAACAG AAGGTGTTCGCCGAGGCGGAGGAGATGGCGCGAAGATACCGGGAGCAAATGCCGGCGACGCCTCGGTCTGGCGAGGCGCCCGATGACGGCGACGACGATACCGTCCCGTTCGAGGACGAAGCGGGGTCGTACGCCAACTGGAAGTGGCTGAAGTTCATCAAGTCCGACAGAGTAGACTGTAACCCCAGTGTCACCGGACCATCGGTATTGTAA
- the LOC123182798 gene encoding uncharacterized protein: protein MGFMLRVRLASFFAGAAAAAAGGGYFLYKDYKLAHDSTALQVKGLHDHVDARYKALDKRLAALEAQKSVDSSPAVDAPSG from the exons atgGGGTTCATGCTGCGGGTGAGGCTGGCCTCCTTCTTCGCGGGCGCggccgccgcggcggcgggcggcggctactTCCTCTACAAGGACTACAAGCTCGCCCACGACTCCACGGCCCTCCAG GTGAAAGGTCTGCATGACCACGTGGACGCCCGTTACAAGGCTCTCGACAAGCGGCTTGCAGCTTTGGAGGCCCAGAAAAGCGTCGACTCCTCTCCGGCTGTGGACGCGCCATCGGGCTAG
- the LOC123182796 gene encoding type I inositol polyphosphate 5-phosphatase 1 isoform X1, with protein MQSWAEAMLLCCGDAERLWRRVVLRKWLNVGAGSGDSDFSADEAEAEADDDEEPGHQEKCCCWEHKLYDEERRSRGLGAGTIGNQVKAVPDRPKRCNSDTLHAQYIDVAELRIFVGTWNVGGRVPPTDLDIQEWLAMEEPADIYVLGFQEIVPLNAGNIFGAEDDHPVAVWEHIIRETLNKLCPYKPKHKCVSDPPSPSKFNPSDYLVMEDGFLSEADNESEGELHPLIGQDINPVTNDSGVCKTYEYPTSASSERVHEGEDFRKMLPVNTSHHSHNSSHMLFISHLKEPSNQAGYLERPGMIWPEHQLDMQVHLLQDSTSVTSVKTLAASASFKSRHENSNGFPEDNLDHDVSTDNRVVKRKNSNFVRIISKQMVGIYLSVWVQRGLRRHIHNLRVSTVGVGAMGYIGNKGSISVSMSIYQTPFCFVCCHLTSGEKDGNLTKRNADVEEILRRTIFNPVHRVSMPKGIHDHEKIIWFGDLNYRINLSYERTHELISRQEWDLLFDNDQLKWELMKGRTFDGWIEGVISFPPTYKYEFNSDKYAGDEPISARRRPAWCDRILSYGKGIRLDSYRRAELNLSDHRPVCAVYMTEVEVLCHRKFQKALTFTNLEVDDHLFLER; from the exons ATGCAGAGCTGGGCGGAGGCGATGCTGCTGTGCTGCGGCGACGCGGAGAGGCTGTGGCGCAGGGTGGTGCTGCGCAAGTGGCTGAACGTCGGCGCCGGCTCCGGCGACTCCGACTTCAGCGCCgacgaggccgaggccgaggcagacgacgacgaggagcccggCCACCAAG AGAAGTGCTGCTGTTGGGAACACAAACTGTATGATGAGGAAAGGAGATCGCGTGGACTTGGTGCGGGCACGATTG GTAATCAGGTGAAGGCTGTGCCTGACAGACCTAAAAGGTGCAATTCAGACACACTTCATGCTCAGTATATCGATGTCGCTGAACTCAG GATTTTCGTAGGGACATGGAATGTTGGAGGCAGAGTTCCACCTACTGACTTAGACATTCAAGAATGGCTGGCCATGGAGGAGCCAGCTGATATTTATGTTCTCGG ATTTCAAGAAATTGTCCCACTAAATGCTGGGAATATATTCGGTGCTGAAGATGACCATCCAGTTGCTGTCTGGGAACATATCATTCGTGAAACTTTGAATAAGCTATGTCCATATAAACCAAAGCATAAATGTGTCAGTGATCCTCCTTCACCATCAAAGTTCAATCCATCAGATTATCTTGTGATGGAAGATGGCTTTCTTAGTGAGGCCGACAATGAAAGTGAGGGGGAACTTCATCCATTGATTGGACAAGACATTAATCCAGTTACTAATGATAGTGGCGTTTGTAAAACATATGAATACCCCACCTCTGCTTCCAGTGAAAGAGTTCACGAAGGTGAAGACTTCAGGAAGATGCTTCCAGTAAATACTTCTCATCACTCCCACAACTCAAGTCATATGCTTTTTATATCTCATCTGAAAGAACCGAGCAACCAAGCCGGTTACTTGGAAAGGCCTGGAATGATTTGGCCTGAACACCAATTGGATATGCAGGTTCATCTTCTTCAGGACAGCACATCAGTTACTTCAGTGAAGACTCTAGCAGCTTCTGCGTCTTTTAAATCGAGACATGAGAATTCTAATGGTTTTCCAGAAGATAATCTAGACCATGATGTTAGTACCGATAATAGAGTCGTTAAGAGGAAAAATTCAAATTTTGTACGGATAATAAGCAAGCAAATGGTGGGAATATATCTTTCGGTGTGGGTTCAGAGAGGCCTTAGGAGGCACATTCACAATTTGAGAGTATCAACTGTAGGTGTAGGCGCGATGGGTTACATCGGTAACAAG GGATCAATATCAGTCAGCATGTCTATATATCAGACACCCTTTTGTTTTGTATGTTGCCACCTGACATCTGGTGAAAAGGATGGAAATCTAACAAAGAGAAATGCAGATGTTGAAGAAATCCTTCGAAGAACGATATTTAACCCAGTTCATAGAGTCAGCATGCCTAAGGGAATACATGACCATGA AAAGATTATATGGTTTGGGGATCTCAACTACCGAATCAACCTATCATATGAAAGAACACATGAGCTTATCTCCAGACAGGAATGGGATTTATTGTTTGACAATGATCAG CTAAAATGGGAACTGATGAAAGGGCGTACATTTGACGGTTGGATCGAAGGGGTGATTAGCTTCCCCCCAACATATAAATACGAATTTAATTCAGATAAGTATGCGGGTGACGAGCCAATATCGGCGAGAAGAAGACCTGCATG GTGCGAtcggattctttcatatggaaagGGCATCAGGTTGGATTCTTACAGAAGGGCGGAGCTTAATCTTTCGGATCACCGCCCGGTGTGCGCGGTCTACATGACCGAGGTTGAAGTTTTATGCCACAGAAAGTTTCAGAAGGCTCTAACATTCACCAATCTAGAGGTCGATGACCATCTGTTCTTGGAGAGATGA
- the LOC123182796 gene encoding type IV inositol polyphosphate 5-phosphatase 3 isoform X2: MQSWAEAMLLCCGDAERLWRRVVLRKWLNVGAGSGDSDFSADEAEAEADDDEEPGHQEKCCCWEHKLYDEERRSRGLGAGTIGNQVKAVPDRPKRCNSDTLHAQYIDVAELRIFVGTWNVGGRVPPTDLDIQEWLAMEEPADIYVLGFQEIVPLNAGNIFGAEDDHPVAVWEHIIRETLNKLCPYKPKHKCVSDPPSPSKFNPSDYLVMEDGFLSEADNESEGELHPLIGQDINPVTNDSGVCKTYEYPTSASSERVHEGEDFRKMLPVHLLQDSTSVTSVKTLAASASFKSRHENSNGFPEDNLDHDVSTDNRVVKRKNSNFVRIISKQMVGIYLSVWVQRGLRRHIHNLRVSTVGVGAMGYIGNKGSISVSMSIYQTPFCFVCCHLTSGEKDGNLTKRNADVEEILRRTIFNPVHRVSMPKGIHDHEKIIWFGDLNYRINLSYERTHELISRQEWDLLFDNDQLKWELMKGRTFDGWIEGVISFPPTYKYEFNSDKYAGDEPISARRRPAWCDRILSYGKGIRLDSYRRAELNLSDHRPVCAVYMTEVEVLCHRKFQKALTFTNLEVDDHLFLER, from the exons ATGCAGAGCTGGGCGGAGGCGATGCTGCTGTGCTGCGGCGACGCGGAGAGGCTGTGGCGCAGGGTGGTGCTGCGCAAGTGGCTGAACGTCGGCGCCGGCTCCGGCGACTCCGACTTCAGCGCCgacgaggccgaggccgaggcagacgacgacgaggagcccggCCACCAAG AGAAGTGCTGCTGTTGGGAACACAAACTGTATGATGAGGAAAGGAGATCGCGTGGACTTGGTGCGGGCACGATTG GTAATCAGGTGAAGGCTGTGCCTGACAGACCTAAAAGGTGCAATTCAGACACACTTCATGCTCAGTATATCGATGTCGCTGAACTCAG GATTTTCGTAGGGACATGGAATGTTGGAGGCAGAGTTCCACCTACTGACTTAGACATTCAAGAATGGCTGGCCATGGAGGAGCCAGCTGATATTTATGTTCTCGG ATTTCAAGAAATTGTCCCACTAAATGCTGGGAATATATTCGGTGCTGAAGATGACCATCCAGTTGCTGTCTGGGAACATATCATTCGTGAAACTTTGAATAAGCTATGTCCATATAAACCAAAGCATAAATGTGTCAGTGATCCTCCTTCACCATCAAAGTTCAATCCATCAGATTATCTTGTGATGGAAGATGGCTTTCTTAGTGAGGCCGACAATGAAAGTGAGGGGGAACTTCATCCATTGATTGGACAAGACATTAATCCAGTTACTAATGATAGTGGCGTTTGTAAAACATATGAATACCCCACCTCTGCTTCCAGTGAAAGAGTTCACGAAGGTGAAGACTTCAGGAAGATGCTTCCA GTTCATCTTCTTCAGGACAGCACATCAGTTACTTCAGTGAAGACTCTAGCAGCTTCTGCGTCTTTTAAATCGAGACATGAGAATTCTAATGGTTTTCCAGAAGATAATCTAGACCATGATGTTAGTACCGATAATAGAGTCGTTAAGAGGAAAAATTCAAATTTTGTACGGATAATAAGCAAGCAAATGGTGGGAATATATCTTTCGGTGTGGGTTCAGAGAGGCCTTAGGAGGCACATTCACAATTTGAGAGTATCAACTGTAGGTGTAGGCGCGATGGGTTACATCGGTAACAAG GGATCAATATCAGTCAGCATGTCTATATATCAGACACCCTTTTGTTTTGTATGTTGCCACCTGACATCTGGTGAAAAGGATGGAAATCTAACAAAGAGAAATGCAGATGTTGAAGAAATCCTTCGAAGAACGATATTTAACCCAGTTCATAGAGTCAGCATGCCTAAGGGAATACATGACCATGA AAAGATTATATGGTTTGGGGATCTCAACTACCGAATCAACCTATCATATGAAAGAACACATGAGCTTATCTCCAGACAGGAATGGGATTTATTGTTTGACAATGATCAG CTAAAATGGGAACTGATGAAAGGGCGTACATTTGACGGTTGGATCGAAGGGGTGATTAGCTTCCCCCCAACATATAAATACGAATTTAATTCAGATAAGTATGCGGGTGACGAGCCAATATCGGCGAGAAGAAGACCTGCATG GTGCGAtcggattctttcatatggaaagGGCATCAGGTTGGATTCTTACAGAAGGGCGGAGCTTAATCTTTCGGATCACCGCCCGGTGTGCGCGGTCTACATGACCGAGGTTGAAGTTTTATGCCACAGAAAGTTTCAGAAGGCTCTAACATTCACCAATCTAGAGGTCGATGACCATCTGTTCTTGGAGAGATGA